TTTCCCCCAGCCTTGTTTTTTTGCTTCACTTATTGCTTCATCTAGTGCCTTTGTAAGCCATACTGAATTAACTTCATTTGCAGGGCATTTTTTATTCCAAAGAAAAACACCTTCTGTCTTATAACTTCTTGTAGAGCAAATAATTAACTCCCACCTTTTTTTTCCATTTGATTCAATAATTGGTCTTGAGTAAAAGTCTAATTCCCAATCTGAAATTTTTAATTTAAGACTAGACTCCATTTCTTTATTTATGTTCATTTGTTTTGTTCTTTTTTATCAAAGAGTGCTTTAGTTTTTAGTGCCCTCTCTGCGGCTTCTTGCATAACCTTTTGCTTATCAATAATTAATTCTCCCGCAGAGTTTTCAAGGAGTGCTGTATTGAGACCAATGCGCCCTTTTTCGAGGTCAATTTCAGATATTAAAGCTTTTATAATTTCCCCTTCTCTAAAAACTTCTCTTAAAGAACGAATCGATCCATTTGTTAGTGAGGATTGATGAAGAAGTCCACTAGCTCCACCTAAATCAATAAAAAAGCCATATGGTTTTACAGCTAAAACTTCTCCTTCAATTAGTTGTCCCAATTCTAGACTTGTAAGTTTAGAGACTAATGATGCTTTCTTTTCAGAGAGAACTAATTTTCTAGATTCTGGATTAACTTCAAGAAACGCTACTTTTAGAGTTTTGCCAACAAATGATTGATAATCTTGACCATCTTCAAGTTGAGATCTTGGGATGAATCCTCTTAATCCATCTACATCACAAGTAAGCCCACCTCTGTTAAATCCATTAATTAAAACGTTAATTAATTCTCCATTTTTTGCGGAACTTGATACTTTCTCCCAACTTTGCCTGAGAATTAATGCCCGAGCACTCACTGTTACCATTCCATCAGCATTTTGTTCTTTGATAACCAAGACTTCCATTTCTAGGCCCATAGAAAACTTTTCTTTAAAGTTAGTTATGACACCCAAACCACATTCTTTTTTGGGCATATAACCAGGTGCTTTTCCACCAATGTCAACATATAATCCATCACTTTCGATTGCTATAACCTTACCTGAAATTGTTTCTCCAGTAGCCCCAATTGGCTCATTTGCATTTAAAGCCTCCAAAAAAGCACTTTCATCAAAATCGAATTCATCAACTTTTCTTTCTAATTGAAAATCTGTGTTTTGCTTAGAAAAATTAAGAGGTCTATTTAAATCTTGTTGAGGAATATCAAAATCCTTGGTCTTTTCATTACTTTCTTCAATTTCTTTTACTGAATTATCTTTAATGATTTGAGGATTAACTGCAATATTCTCTTTTTTAATATCTTCTTGCGAATTTGTTCGCTCATCATGTATTTCTTTAGATTTTTTTTGAGAATCTTTCTTGCTTATGTGAAGTACCTGCAGAGGTTTTTTATTGCCCTTTGGTTGGATATTATCTTGGGCATTTTTATTACTGACTCCCATTGTAGGTAAAATAAGAATAATTAATTATTAACATACTCTAAATGTTAGTACTCAAAATTAAAATTAATGAACCTTAAACCAATACCTAATAAATTTGAATATTTAAATTGGCAAGAAATTGAGAGTATTGCAAAAGAAAAAAGATCAACAGTGATTTGGCCATTCGGTGCTGTTGAGCAACATGGACCCCATTTACCTCTTGCTACAGATAGTATTTTTGTTGATGAAATCATTAATGAAGTTTTAAAATTATTCTCTTCCGATATTCCATTAAAAAAACTTCCAACACAATATATTGGTTTTTCACCAGAACATAAGGGATTCGCCGGGACAATTTCACTTTCTTCAAATTTAATAACTGCAATGATTAAGGAAGTCGGAGGTCAATTATCTGAAATGGGTTTTAAAAGATTGATATTGATTAATGGACATGGAGGTCAAATCTCACTTCTAAATACAGCGGCAAGAGAGCTAAGAAGTTTCTCCCCAGGGATGGCAGTTTTCCCTTGTTTCTTATGGAGTGGTGTTAATGGATTAAGTGAATTGTTAACAAAAACTGAGATCGAGGATGGGCTTCATGCTTCATTAGCTGAAACAAGTTTGATGCTTGCTTTAAAACCAGAATTAGTAGGCGATGAACGCCCAAATGAGGGAATTAAAGGAAAGATCCCAGAAGGTTGGAGTCTAGAGGGAAATGCGCCTACTGCTTGGCTTACTGATGACTTTAGTAAATCAGGTGTTATAGGAGATAGTAGAGGAGCAAATGAGTCTTTAGGGAAAAATTTAAAGGAATTATTGATTAATCATTGGTTCAAATTGATTATGAATCTGATGCAATCAGATTGGCCAAACAATTCTTAAATAAGTTTAAGTAAAAAATGTGACTTAACAATTGAAACTATTTTCATGATATTTAAATAAACTCTCTATAATCGTGTAATATTCATGCATAATGAGCTAAAGATTACTGACATGCAAACTCTAGAATCAAATAAAAAAACTATTGAAGAATCGACTAATCCGATTTCTTTAGATTTGCCCGACTTCACTACAGATTCTTATAAGGATGCATATAGCAGAATCAATGCAATTGTTATAGAAGGAGAGCAAGAGGCTCATGATAATTACATTTCAATAGCAACTTTAATTCCAAATGAGTTAGAGGAGTTAACTAAATTGGCTAGAATGGAAATGAAGCATAAAAAAGGCTTTACTGCATGTGGTAGAAATTTAGGTGTAGTAGCTGATATGGAATTTGCTAAAAAATTCTTTTCTAAATTACATGGTAATTTTCAAATTGCTCTTGAAAAAGGAAATTTAACAACATGTCTTTTAATACAAGCTATATTAATTGAAGCATTTGCAATCTCTGCTTATAACGTCTACATAAGAGTTGCCGATCCTTTTGCAAAGAAAATAACGGAAGGAGTTGTGAAAGATGAATATCTTCATTTAAATTATGGTCAAGAGTGGCTTAAAGAGAATCTATCTACTTGTAAAGAGGAATTAATGGAAGCTAATAAGGTTAATCTTCCGTTAATTAAAAAAATGCTAGATGAAGTAGCAGATGATGCATCAGTTTTAGCTATGGACAGAGAAGAATTAATGGAAGAATTTATGATTGCTTATCAAGATACATTGATGGAAATAGGTCTAGATAATAGAGAAATTGCAAGAATGGCTATGGCAGCTATCGTCTGATTACATTTCTAATTATTTAACGATTTTAATAATTAATCAATCCTATTTAAGTAGTTACCTCTGTGCTATTGTTCATAACATCGTATAGAAACCATTTATAAATTTTAAATGTTTGGGTTAATAGGCCACTCAACCAGTTTTGAAGATGCAAAGAGAAAAGCTTCGATGCTAGGCTTTGATCATATTGCTGATGGTGACTTGGATGTTTGGTGTACTGCTCCTCCTCA
This is a stretch of genomic DNA from Prochlorococcus marinus XMU1412. It encodes these proteins:
- a CDS encoding S1 RNA-binding domain-containing protein, which codes for MGVSNKNAQDNIQPKGNKKPLQVLHISKKDSQKKSKEIHDERTNSQEDIKKENIAVNPQIIKDNSVKEIEESNEKTKDFDIPQQDLNRPLNFSKQNTDFQLERKVDEFDFDESAFLEALNANEPIGATGETISGKVIAIESDGLYVDIGGKAPGYMPKKECGLGVITNFKEKFSMGLEMEVLVIKEQNADGMVTVSARALILRQSWEKVSSSAKNGELINVLINGFNRGGLTCDVDGLRGFIPRSQLEDGQDYQSFVGKTLKVAFLEVNPESRKLVLSEKKASLVSKLTSLELGQLIEGEVLAVKPYGFFIDLGGASGLLHQSSLTNGSIRSLREVFREGEIIKALISEIDLEKGRIGLNTALLENSAGELIIDKQKVMQEAAERALKTKALFDKKEQNK
- a CDS encoding creatininase family protein; translation: MNLKPIPNKFEYLNWQEIESIAKEKRSTVIWPFGAVEQHGPHLPLATDSIFVDEIINEVLKLFSSDIPLKKLPTQYIGFSPEHKGFAGTISLSSNLITAMIKEVGGQLSEMGFKRLILINGHGGQISLLNTAARELRSFSPGMAVFPCFLWSGVNGLSELLTKTEIEDGLHASLAETSLMLALKPELVGDERPNEGIKGKIPEGWSLEGNAPTAWLTDDFSKSGVIGDSRGANESLGKNLKELLINHWFKLIMNLMQSDWPNNS
- a CDS encoding aldehyde oxygenase (deformylating) — translated: MQTLESNKKTIEESTNPISLDLPDFTTDSYKDAYSRINAIVIEGEQEAHDNYISIATLIPNELEELTKLARMEMKHKKGFTACGRNLGVVADMEFAKKFFSKLHGNFQIALEKGNLTTCLLIQAILIEAFAISAYNVYIRVADPFAKKITEGVVKDEYLHLNYGQEWLKENLSTCKEELMEANKVNLPLIKKMLDEVADDASVLAMDREELMEEFMIAYQDTLMEIGLDNREIARMAMAAIV